Part of the Halobacteriovorax vibrionivorans genome, CTTTCTTGTTAAAAAATAGAGAATACTGCGCGCGGCCACGCCATCTCCAATTACAATATAATCAAAATCTTTTGTCATAATAAACTCTTACATCAATATTTTTAAGTTAACCAGTGGAATTTACTCAAGTTTTTATTGTCATACCAAATTCAATCCCTATACAATTTTAACTCAAATTTAGTTAATGGAGTATGAATTATGTCAGAAGAGACAACGAAGTCGACAAAAAACCCTATGGACGTTATCGATCAAAATGCCGTCTTATTTTGTGTAGACAACACAGATATCACAGCAAAACAAATCATGGCCGTACTGGCAATGCTACTTGTAGAAGATTGTACAGTTCCATTTATCACTCGTTATCGTAAAGACAAAACTGGTGGATTAGACGAAGAACAAATTCGCCTCATTCAAGAAAAGTATGACGAATATATCGAGCGTGAAAAGAGACGTGAATTCATTCTAGAGGCCATCACTAAACAAGAGATGATGACTCCAGAGATTGAAAAGAAAATTAAAGCGGCAACAAATATTAACCAGCTTGAAGATATCTATGCGCCATTTAAATCAAAGAGAAAGACAAAGGCGCAAATCGCAAAAGAAGCAGGGCTTGGGCCATTCTCAATTCTAATGAAAGAGTCAAAGCTTCCTATGCCAGAACTTGCAAAAGAAGCACTTAAGTATATTAATAAAGAAAAGAAAATCGCAACTTTTGAAGATGTATTAAAAGGTGCTTGTGACATTATCATCGAAGAAATTGCTCACGACACAGAACTTAAAGAGCAATTACGTAACGATTACTGGGCACAGGCAATGATTAAGTCAACTCCTCGTAAAGGTTATGAAGAAGTAAAAGACTGGCAAAAGTACAAAGACTACTTTGAATATGAGCAAAAAGTTAGTGATCTAAAAGATCCAAAAGCCGCTCACAGATTCCTAGCGATTCGTCGTGCACAAACTGAGAAGATCCTAAAAGTTGAAATTATTTTTGATGAAGAATATGCAAATAATCTTATTCTATCAAAGAACTTCCCAGACACTACAGTCACAAGTTACAAGGCATTAGTCGATTGTGCATCAAAGGCCTATAAGAATTATATTCACTCTTCTCTTGATTTAGAAATCAAGGGTGAACTTAAGAAGCTCTCAGATGAATCAGCAATTGATGTTTTTGGTATAAACCTTAAGAACCTTCTATTACAACCTTACCTTGGTTCTAAAACAGTTCTTGCGCTTGATCCAGGAGTAGTGACTGGTTGTAAGACAGTTGTTGTAGATAATACGGGTAAATTTGTTGTTGATACAGTTGTCTACCCTCACCCACCAAGAAATCAGGTACGTGAGTCTGCGACAATTTTAAATGCCATGATTGAGCAATTTAATGTTGAATATATAGCAATTGGAAACGGAACTTTTGGTCGAGAGACTCTCCAATTTGTTGAAGATAATATTACTGCGGTTAAAGACGGAAAAGTTAAAGCAACAATGATTTCAGAAGATGGTGCTTCAATTTATTCTGCTTCTCCAATTGCAAAGAAAGAATTCCCAGATAAAGATGCAACAGTAAGAGGCGCCATCTCAATTGGCCGCCGCTTCCAAGACCCTCTAGCAGAGCTTGTAAAGATCGATCCTAAGTCTATTGGTGTTGGCCAGTATCAACACGATGTAAACCAGGTTCGTCTAAAAAAATCACTAAATGGCGTGGTTGAAAGCTGTGTTAACTTTGTTGGTGTTGATATCAATACGGCATCGGCCCCACTACTTTCATTCATTTCCGGAATTGGGCCAACAGTTGCGGGAAATATCGTAAAGCATAGAGATAAGAATGGGCTATTTTCAGATCGAAGCGAAATCCTAAAGGTTTCACGTTTTTCTGAAAAAGTTTTCCAACAAGCAGCAGGATTCTTAAGAGTTTATAATGGGAAGAATCCACTTGATGCGACATTTATTCACCCAGAAAACTACGATATGTTAGAAGAATGGGCACACAAGAATGGATACACGCTTGAGCAGTTAACAACAGATAATGCAGTTGCAAATAAACTAAAGTCAGATAAGGACCTTATTGCAAAACTTGGTGAATTTACTGTTAATGATATTTATAAGTCACTAACTGCACCTTCACAGGATCCTCGTACAGAATTTAAGACAACAGAGTTTAGAAAAGATGTACGTGAAATCAAAGATGTAAAAATTGGTGAGAGATATCCAGGTATTGTAAAAAACATCACTCAATTTGGTGCCTTTGTTGATATTGGAATTAAAGAAAATGGTTTAGTTCACGTAAGTCAGATGGCCGATCACTTTGTTGAGAATGCCCTTGATGTTCTAAAAGTTGGGCAAGAAGTTTCTGCCGTTGTTCTTGACGTTGATATGGATAGAAAGCGTATTGCTCTATCTCTAAAATCTGACGGAGCTGAAGAAGCAAAAACTTACGAGCGTCCAACAGGTGGCCCACGTAAGAGCAATCCTCGTGGTGGAAAACCTAAGATGCCAAAGCAAAACGATGCACCGTTAAAGAATAATGCATTCGCTGCTCTTAAGGGATTTAAGGTTAAATAGGTGCGGCATTGTCTGCCCAAAGGCAGACTATTGGACGCACCTATAGCTCCCATTCACTTTAGCTAGAAAATGATATTCAACAAGCCGGGTTCAAGCCCGGCTTTGTTGTCTCAGGAGCAATAAACAAGTCTTCGCAATTTAAGCGACATTTTAGCGCAGCTAAAATTAGCGAAAAAATCTTTCTGAAAAAACTAATCACACAAGCCTCGCAACTCAAGCGACATTTTAGCGCAGCTAAAATTAGCAAAAAGACTGAGCAACAATTCAATTTCAAAAATGAGAGAAATAAGGTTTTCATAATCCCCCAGATTAATCGCAAATATATTATTTATTACATGATTTAACCTGAGGGTTTATTGAGAGGATTAGCAAACTTTACGTATGATAGATATACTTCACACAGTTTTTAAAGCCCGTTATTAGGCCCTAGAGCAAGTTGGCTCTTTTGCAGATCGATTCTTAAAGATCGACGATCAGGGCCTGCAAATGGAATTGTACCGTTTACTTGTGCCTGAATCATATTAAGCTCGTGTCCTACAGTTCTTTCAGTAACTTCTTTTATATGAAAGCTTAAGAAGCCATTAAATACTAAATCACTTTCTTCGATAATATTTCCATCAAAGCCAACAACTGCACCTTTAACTTGAGTCATGCGCTGAGATTGGTCACTATAGTCTTGCTGGTTAAAAGTAAGGACATTTTTACAACTAATTAGCTGAATATTTAAATGATCCTTTGCCATCTCTGCCTTACAAGCAGACTTTGGAAATTTAACAATTAGAGCATTTAAATTATTTAATTCAAAAACATCGCCTAATCGATCTGAAAGCTCAAAATTAAACCCAAAATCAGGATACTGCAACAGAGCACCTTTTATGATAATTTCAATATGCTCAGTAGAGTTATTTAAAACTTCAACTGCTGGCATTTGATAATTCCATGGACTTACATATTTTAGAGACTTAATTTCACTAGCAAATGAATTAATTGATAATAAACCTAATAGAATAACAAATATCTTTTTCATTAATATCTCCTTAATGAGCATTATGCTCATTGATTAAGAGAAAACTAACGAATTAAATTAGATAAATAAAATACCTATATTAGATCACTGTGATAAAAAATTCTTATACCTATTACCACCATTTTTTTGTAACGTATTCCTGGTGATCAAAGCTTACAATTTCTCCCATCTTAGGGGCCATTAACTTTAGCTTTCCTTGCTGTGAAAACTCATTGAGCTTTATTATAGGATCATCCCACGTGTGAAATGCTAAAGAAAATGCACCCCAGTGAATTGGAAAGTAGTAATTTGCATTGATGTCTTCATAGGCCTTTGGCCATTCATCTGGCAAGAGGTGGACAGCAAACCAATCTGGGTTATATTGACCTGACTCCATAAATGCTACATCAAAAGGACCTAGACGTTGTCCGATTTCTTTAAAATGAGTATCGTAACCAGAGTCACCACTAAAATAGAGATTATTATTACGAGTTTTTACGGCCCAAGATGCCCATAGAGTTGTATTTTCGTGTGCTTGGTCGCGACCAGAAAAATGCTGAGCAGGAGTTGCCGTAAATTTTATCCCATCAAACTCAACGTTCTGCCACCAATCAAGCTCTGTGACACGTTTACGATCAATACCCCAACGTTTTAAGTGTGAGCCCACTCCTAAAGGAGTGATGAACTTAACATCCTTATCCACAAAGAATTTAATGGTTCTCATATCTAAATGATCATAGTGGTCATGAGAGATTAATATATAGTCAATCTTTGGTAATTCTTTAAGTGTTAAAACAGTAGGTCCAAAACGTTTAACAAATATTGGTACAGGAGATGAAGAATCTGAAAAGATTGGATCAATTAGAACAATCTTAGAGTCGATATTAAATAAGACTGTTGAATGACCAAACCAAATTGACTTTACAACATCAGACTTCTCTAGAAATTTATCCATATCGGGTTTTAACATTGGAAGAGGTTTATCTGGATAGCGGCCATTACCCTTACCCAAGAACTCTATAAAGTTAGAAAAACCAAAGCCATCTTTCTTTATTGGCTGTTCACTAGTTATATTAGGTCTGCGATTTACAAACCTCATCTTCTCTTTGTTAAATTGACTAGATTTAGTGAAAGTCTCTAATTCTTCCTTATCTGGGTGAGAGCCCATAGAAGACATAAATACTGAAGCAACTTTTGTCACGGCCGAACATCCTGAAAAATTCATTAAAATAATTAACAATATTAACTTTTGCAACTTCATTGTTTCATTCTACTATAAAGCTTTATCTATATCCTTAAATTTAATATTTCTTACAAAAAATTGTCACAAATTTCAATTAGCATACGAATGAAAGAATAAAACCAATGGAGTAATAAATGAAGTTAACTGTATACACTATTTCTATGCTACTTCTCCTTTCTTGCACAGGAAAAGAGAATAATACCGATAAGAAATCTTTAGAAGAAAGGCGAGAATTATTTGGTAATGGACTAAACTCAATAAGATACTTTGGGGAAAATCGTCCAAAAGAAGAAGTCATCGAACTTGGAAGAATGTTATTTTACGATACTAGGTTAAGTAATGACAAAACGGTAAGCTGTTCAAAATGCCATTTACCACAATTAAGCTTTAGTGATGCTCTTCCAAAATCCATTGGTGCAAAATATCGTCTTTCACATCGTAATGCTCAAACACTAATCAATACAGCAGCTCAAATTTCACAACATTGGAACGGAAATCGAAAAGACGTCGAAGAGCAAGCAAAGAAAGCTTTCTTCTTTAAGGGGGCCTATGATCTTAAAGACAGTAGTCATTTAAAGAAAAAACTTGTGGATAATAATTATAATGAAGCATTTAAAAAGGCTTTTAACACTGAGCTTATCACATCTAATGAAAACGACATTTTAGAATTAAGTGCAAAATCAATTGGCGCCTTTGAAAGAACTCTCGTTGGTCCTGCTATTTTTGATGATTACCTTGAGGGAAAAGATGACGTTCTTAATTTAGAACAAAAAAGTGGACTTAAGAAATTTACGCAATACGGATGCATCGGCTGTCATAATGGTAATCTTGTCGGTGGAGGAATGTATCAGAAATTTGGAGTCGTTGAAGATCCATATAAGTACACAAAGAGTAAAAATCGTGACTTAGGCCGCTACACGCATACAAAGAATGAAGATGATAAAGAGTATTTTAAAGTCCCTCCACTTAGAAATGTAACAAAGACATCTCCCTACTTTCATGATGGTAGTGTGGCCTCACTTGATGAAGCAATTGATATAATGGGGCGAGTTCAACTTGGAGTGGAGATTCCAAAAGAAGATCGAAAACTAATTATTGAATTTCTAAAAACGCTTGAAACAAAAGAGGAGCATTTAAAAGAGCTAACAAGGATTCCTGATCTTCCGTAGTGAAGCTTTGAAACTAATCGAACACAGGTTAAGTACCAACCTTTTTTACGAAGGTCATGAAATTGCCATTGTCTTTAAAGAATCGCCAATTAGATAACAACGTAAAGACGACAGTGATAATAACGGGAACAATGAATGAATAGAAAAATGATGATGCCTCAAAACGTACTGGTAATGAACGATCAACAAACATGGCCGGCATGATTGTAGGTGAAAACTGAACTAACAATTTTAAAACAATAAAGCTTAAGATATTTCCAACTGCAATTGCACTTGCAGTTATGATTGCAATATTTAAACCACCGTATTTCTTTATATGGCCCATGCTCATGCCAAGAATCCAAAATGAAGCAAAGTCATTTCTAACACGTGCATAGAAAATTGAAAGACCAGAAATAATTGAAAATGTAACAAGAACAATAGTTGCTAGAAATAGAAAAAGAACGACATTATTTTCTAAGGCCAGAGCAAATACGAGGTTTTGATTTAATTCTTCCCAAGTATGAAAACGTGCTCCATCCCCTGCAAACTTCGACTTAAGTTGTTCTTCTTGTATTTTCGTTAAGTTTGAGAAGACTCTAAGCTTATTATAATGACGAGACTTAGCAATAGAGAATGCACTATAAGCGTGTCCCCAAGCGTGAAATTCATCAATATCAGGGTCCATAGAATCGGTAAAGGCCTCAACATCAAGAGACTTAAAACGTGGTAATTCGCCAAAGAATGTATCTGTATGGGCCGGTGAGATCAATTGCACACGATCATCAAGTCCTGCATAAACCTTACGCGCTAAATATGGCGACATTAAGATCTCATTTCTCTTAGGCCAATGATCAATGGCCTTTGGAAGTATTGAACTTGTATCTTCTATAATCCCGTGAAAAATGACTGGTGCTAAATAACCTTCTAATCTTATCAGGCCTTCAATTTCATACTCTAAAGTATACTTATAATTATTATCATTGAGATAAGAAGTGGCCTTTTTAAAATTGAAGTCTTTTTCAAGGTCAATAATATAGCGACCTAATGTTTGTTTACCTCGTTCAATACGATTGCTTTGCAACCCTTTTAAAACTGATTGAACAGTAAGTAGAGAAAAGCTAGATATAACAAGACTCGCCAAGGCCATAATAAGTAGCCTTTGGCGAGTCTTCGCTTTAAATAAATAACTTAAAAAGAATTTAAAGAAACTAAAAAACATTATTCTTAGTTCTATAATTCGTAGAACTTTCCATTATCACTTGCGAGTTTATTAATTAATTCACAAGGAGTGTATCGATCTTTATCAACACTATCTGCAAATTTAAGCATCTCTTCTTTTAATCTCGCAATACCTTGAGTATCTGCATATCTTAGAAGTCCTCCTCTAAATGGAGGGAATCCGATACCAAAAATTAGACCAAGATCAACATCTTTTGCTTTTGCAACAATCTTATCTTCAAGAGTCGTTGCAGCTTCGTTAATCATTGGTAAAAAAATTCGCATTTGAATTTCAGTTTCACTCATCTTCTTAGATGCTTTTGGAAGCATTTTCCATGCTTCATCATTAGGTCCTGTAACCTTTCCTTTCTCATCATAAAGGTAGAAGCCTTTAGAGTTCTTCTTACCTAAGAATTCTTTTTCAAGCATCTGCTTTCCAATTCCATTAGAAGCAAGACGTGCTCCAAGGCCGTCGAAAATAATCTTAGAAACTTTATCACCTACATCGATTCCAACTTCATCTAAAAGCCTAAATGGCCCCATTGGCATACCAAAGTTTAGACAAGCATCATCGATATCTTTAATTGAAACACCTTCTTCTAATAAGAATCCTGCTTCATTCATATATGGCATAAGAATTCTATTAACTAGGAATCCTGGCCCATCATTAACAACAACAGGAGTCTTCTTAGTTTTTACAACCCAATTATAAAGAGATTCAACAGTTTCGTCTGAAACGTTATCATGCTTAATAATCTCTACTAAAGGCATCATATGAACAGGGTTAAAGAAGTGAAGTCCAGCAAAACGAGAACTATCTTCTAATGCCTTAGACATCTCTTGAATTGATAGAGATGAAGTATTTGACGTAAGAATTGTATCTGGACGAACTTTTGTTTCTGTCTCAGCAAATACTTTCTTTTTAATATCCATATTTTCAACAACGGCCTCAATTACAAGGTCAGTATGTTCAAAACCACGATAATCTGTTTGAGCACTAATTGATCTCATCTTGCGCTCAAAATCATCTTTAGACATACGTTTTCTTTTTACAGCACCTGAAAAGTTACTTGAAGCCTGTTTTAAACCAAGCTCTAGTCCGTGTTGGTTTAGATCTTTCATGATTGGAAACATATCATTTTTGGCCATAAGCCATGCGATTCCACCACCCATTGTACCGGCACCAAGACAAGCTCCACGCTTTAATGAACGTCCTACACCTTTAGCATCATCCATTTTCTTAGACCCTTCCATTAAGAAGAAAATATGACGTAGGTTCTTTGATTGCTCACCAATACATAACTCTCCAAAAGCTTGTGCTTCTGTTGTTAAGTAAGATGCGCGACCTTTCATCACTCCACCTTCCATAACATCAAGTATTTTAAGAGGGGCCTGATAGAAGCCTTTTGTTTTCTTTAAAACTGACTCGCGGGCCTTTTGAAAAATAATTTTCTTTGTAAACACGTTATCAGTAGCAGCATCTTGCACTTTATCCATCATGCTACGCTTATCTGCTTTTTTCTTAAAATGCTTTGGAGCAAGATCAAGAAGGCGCTCTTTTGCATAAATCTCATCAGCAATTCCGACTTTCTTTGCTTTCTTTGCATTTAAGTTCTTACCAGTAAGGATCATATCTAAAGCAGTTGGAAGTCCCACTTTCTTTGGCAGGCGATAAGTTCCACCAAAACCTGGAATTAGGCCAAGTTTAACTTCAGGAAGACCAAGTCCAGTAGACTTGTCATCACTCACAATAATAGACTTACATGATAGAGCAAACTCAAGTCCACCACCAAGACATACACCGTTTACACAGGCCACAGTCGGCATTTTAAGGTCTTCAAGACGATTAAAAATTGTCTGCCCTGCCTCAGCTCCAGCCTGGCCATCAGCTGCCGTATGCATTGTATCGAATAGATTGATATCAGCACCAGCTAAGAAGCATCTATCTTTGTGTGAAAAGAAGATGGCACCATCTAATTCTTTTTCTTTTGAGTGAAGATCTTCAACAATATCTTGAAGCTCTTTTAATGTTTCTTCATCTAAAACCGTCATTGCCTTGTCACAATTGTAACCAAAACCAACAAACGCTTTCTTATCCTTAATTTCAAAACTTAATCTTTTATATGTCATATCTGTATCCTACTTATTTTTGAAGGTTCTCAATAATCATGGCACCACCTTGGCCACCACCAATACAAAGGGAAGCAATTCCGTAACCGGCCTTACGCTTTTTAAGCTCATGTGCAAGTGTAACAACAAGACGTGAACCAGTTGAACCAACAGGGTGTCCAAGTGCAATTGCCCCACCGTTTACATTAAGTTTCTCATCAGGAATTTCTCCCCAAAGCTTATCAACACCAAATTTGTCTGCAACTTTTTGATCAGTAAAAGCTTTCTTAACAGCAATAATTTGAGCAGCAAATGCTTCGTTAATTTCAACAAGATCCATCTGTTCTAAAGTTAGACCTGTTCTTCTAAAAACACCATCCATTGCTAACAGAGGTCCCATTCCCATACGCTCAGGCTCTAGACCGTGGAAGTGGTAGTCAACAACTCGCGCCATTGGCTCTAAGTTGTATTTTTTCACTGCTTCTTCAGAGCAGAAAAGGATTGCTGATCCACCATCAGTAATTGGACAACTATTTCCAACTGTAACTGTACCTGATTTACGATCAAAGTAAGGCTTCATCTTAGCAAGACCTTCAACAGAAGATTCTTTACGTGGACCGTGATCATTCATTAATAATTTATCTAATTTTGCACCGTATATTAAAGGGACAATTTCATCTGCAAAACGCCCTTCTTCAATGGCCTTAATGGCCTTGTGGTGTGACTCATTTGCATACTCATCTTGTTGCTCACGTGTAATTCCTAACTCACGTGCAAGAAGTTCTGCTGTTTGTCCCATATTTAACCCACAAAAAGGATCTGTTAGACCTTGCTCAATAGCAACAATAGGAGAAAGATAGGCCGGCTTAAAGCTTGATAAAACTTTTAGCTTATCACCTGTTGTTTTTGCCTTCATAAGCTTTGCAAAAAGCTCAGTCATCTGCTTTCCATAGATAAGAGGCATATTTGACATCGACTCAACACCACCAGCAACAACGATCTCGCTGCGGCCAGATGCTACTTTTAAAAAGCCTTGTGAAGCAGCTTCTAAACCAGAGGCACAATTGCGGTGAACAGAGTAACCTGAAGTTTTCTTATGTAGTCCTGCTTCAAGAGCGATAACTCGTCCAATATTTGGATATTTAGCTGGTGTCCCTGTGTTACCAAAAATAACCTCATCAACAGCATCATCTTCAATACTTGTCCCATCCATAATATGACGTACAAGGTAAGCTCCAAGGTATGGCGCTTGAATATCTTTAATAATTGTACCGGATTTGGCCTGTGGAGTTCTTACGGCCTCAACAATGTAGACTGGTTTCATCTATGATTCCTTTCTTCTGATTAATTGTTTTGACACTATTGTAGGGATTTTGACAGGTTATGCAAACAAAAAAAGGCTCCACTTTGGGAGCCTTCTTATTAGAACAGGATAAATTTCTTATTTAAACAATTGATTAGAATAGGTATGACAGTCCAAGACCTAAAGTGAATGAATCTGCACCTTCAAGGTTCTTAGCTTGATTATTTAGAACATAATCATTTGCTGAACCAGCATATTCATCTTCTTCACCCATTCTAAAGATATTCTTATCGTAGTTTAGCGCTAGCTGAACTCCAAATTCTTTAGCAAAATTAACTTCTGCACCTAAAGTCGCTCCACCTGAAACATAGCGATAAGATAATTCAGTATTATTAAAGCTATCTCTTGGGTTTTCAATTTTAAAGTTACCAAAGTGAACTTTAGTCCCAAGGCTCAAGAATGGCTTAATTTTCGCAGCACGAGAAAAGTAGAACTTAGCGTGTCCACCGAAATTAAACTCATTATATGAAATTTCATCATTTGCTGAGTGGTAATAACCAGTGCTGTAACAACCAGAATAACTACATGAGTATCCTCTATTACTAGCTAAGTCTTGGTCACCAATAGTCATTCCCATATAACCAACACTAATACCTACATCAACGCGATCAGAAACCTTAGTTTCTACTACCGCATCAAAATTAAGTCCTGCTGTCCACTCTTTCTGATCACCAGTGATTGTTTTAAATCCTGTTTGAACAGAAACTTTATTATCCAATTGTGGCCCTTGAGGTACAACTGGAGCTACGACCTCAGATCTAGCTGGAGCTGATTGAATGCTATTGATCTCGTCCATGGCCTTAATTTGACCTTCTAGAGCCTTTTGAATCTTCTTAGCGATTCTTCTCTCTTCTTTAAGACGCATATCCTCAACATTCTTTCTCATCATTTGCTCGTGCTTTTCCTCGAGCTCACGACGAAGCTTTTGAATCTTGTCTGCCGCAGATTTCTTCTTTTTCTTTTTGTAAAATCCATCCAGATTAATTTCATCTGTATGAACGACTTGATCTGTCTCACTTAATAGTGGGTCTTCTTGTGCAAATGAAGCTGCACTAGAAAAGATCAATGCTGCCATCACGGCGCAATTAAACTTTGTTGTTTTCATTCTGTACTCCCTGTTCTTTGTAGTTCTTTGTACTAAATAAGAGTTTTATACTTGTTTATAACACGTAGCGAGATTATTCTCTGCAAAAGGTGAACGTTGATGAAATTATTTCATGGAGAAGGAAAAACACTTAAAAATCAGACACTTAGACTGTCTAACGAAGGTTATAATAGCGAAATTTATCGGCCCTGACATCAGTTGAGCTATCAAGACCTATGGTATCAAGGAAACATAGAGGGTTTATGCTGCCTCGATCACAAGCACCGGGATCGGCCTTGAATCTGGCATCAAGAGTTTGAAAAGCAGCAAACATAATGGATACAATTGCAGTAATTAAAAGCAGATACTCGACAACAGTCTGTCCTTTATCATTATTTAACTCATTATGCTTTTTACTTTCTATCATTATAGTCCCTAATTTTAGACAAAAGTTTTATAGTCTCTTGCCTCTAATAGAGTTTGAGTTATTCCAAGGTTATTTTTCTTTAAAGGCCCGTGATAATACACGCCCTTTACACTTTCAAGTTTACCACGACTTCCTGTTCTAAACTTAAGTTTTACATTTTCTCTAGCATTTAAAAGTCCATGATTTCTTAAAAGACAAACTTCATCTATGGCAACACAATTTAATAAAACGTCTTGTGAATCGATTATCTCATTTTCAATTAGTAGTTTGTGAAACATATCTTGAACAAAATCTACTTTGAAACAGTCTTCAAAGCGCGAATACACCTTCACTTCACAAACGCCATCACCACCTATTTTTTTACGAATAAAGGCAACGTCGCTACCAAAGCTATAAGCATCAAAATGATAATACTCTCCAGATAATAAATTATCAGACATTTTATAATTAAGCTTGATACAGCCATATACGCTACTTAAATCATGGCCAATTCCCAACCTTTCAACGTTAGAGCTGAAGATGGCCATTTTTGATGGTGCTACAACTCCACTATAAGAAGCAAGTTGAGTGGCCCAAGGTCTTGCGTTTGAAAAACTAAATTCTTCAATCGTATCTTCTAAAGTTACTCCTCCAAGCTTTTCGATGGCATCCTTGGCCTGGGCCTCTAGGGCGAGACTCCAAATAAAGCGATATCTTGGAGATAATAAAACAATGAAGAAGTAAATTAACTCAAGATCAGAAAATGTAAGCTCTATTGATTGTGTATAAATACAGCGCAAAGAACTCATTAGCTTTTGTAATTCACTATTATTTTTAAACTCTCGTCTAAATGAAGAGTAACAATCATAAATATAATCAGGAAGTGCACTTTTAAAAGTAGCAACAGAAACTTGGTGAATCGTCTTGTAACGACATAATGACTCTCCAAGACGACTTACTGCTGTTAGGAAGTCCTCTTCAAAATCACTTATCTCTTTTTGTTCAGAAGCAAGTATCTGCTGTAATTGCGCATGTAAGTTTGGAAATTGCCTTGTTACCTGTGAATAATTCAGATAAGGCCTAGGAGAAGCAAATTCATATCTTTTAGAATTAACTAATAAGCAAAATGGAGCGAGCTCAAAATTTGATCTCTTAAAAATAGATGACTCTTCATCAATATCTGATATCCATGTTTTAATGAAAGCTAAATCAATAGGCCCATAGAATTTAAAATAAGGATCGTTAGACTTTATTCTTTGATCTTTTAAATATACGGCATCATGCCCGCTTTTTAAAATTTGAGACGAGGTTAAAAAACTCGTTATATTATTACCTATAATTAATGTATCAATATTTTTATTCATAATTTTACTTTGTTAATAAGTTAATTAATTTTCTCTTGGCCAATTCGCTTTCTTCAATCATAGCAGAGATGACCTCAGGTTTCATAGAGTCTTCATTTTCTTGACTCATTATATGGTAAATCTCATGACAGTCTTCAATAATCTTTATATTAAAATTTGATGAGATAATCATATCGTATTCTGTCGAACGATGAATATTAGGGCCACA contains:
- a CDS encoding thiolase family protein, whose amino-acid sequence is MKPVYIVEAVRTPQAKSGTIIKDIQAPYLGAYLVRHIMDGTSIEDDAVDEVIFGNTGTPAKYPNIGRVIALEAGLHKKTSGYSVHRNCASGLEAASQGFLKVASGRSEIVVAGGVESMSNMPLIYGKQMTELFAKLMKAKTTGDKLKVLSSFKPAYLSPIVAIEQGLTDPFCGLNMGQTAELLARELGITREQQDEYANESHHKAIKAIEEGRFADEIVPLIYGAKLDKLLMNDHGPRKESSVEGLAKMKPYFDRKSGTVTVGNSCPITDGGSAILFCSEEAVKKYNLEPMARVVDYHFHGLEPERMGMGPLLAMDGVFRRTGLTLEQMDLVEINEAFAAQIIAVKKAFTDQKVADKFGVDKLWGEIPDEKLNVNGGAIALGHPVGSTGSRLVVTLAHELKKRKAGYGIASLCIGGGQGGAMIIENLQK
- a CDS encoding OmpH family outer membrane protein, coding for MKTTKFNCAVMAALIFSSAASFAQEDPLLSETDQVVHTDEINLDGFYKKKKKKSAADKIQKLRRELEEKHEQMMRKNVEDMRLKEERRIAKKIQKALEGQIKAMDEINSIQSAPARSEVVAPVVPQGPQLDNKVSVQTGFKTITGDQKEWTAGLNFDAVVETKVSDRVDVGISVGYMGMTIGDQDLASNRGYSCSYSGCYSTGYYHSANDEISYNEFNFGGHAKFYFSRAAKIKPFLSLGTKVHFGNFKIENPRDSFNNTELSYRYVSGGATLGAEVNFAKEFGVQLALNYDKNIFRMGEEDEYAGSANDYVLNNQAKNLEGADSFTLGLGLSYLF
- a CDS encoding 3-hydroxyacyl-CoA dehydrogenase NAD-binding domain-containing protein → MTYKRLSFEIKDKKAFVGFGYNCDKAMTVLDEETLKELQDIVEDLHSKEKELDGAIFFSHKDRCFLAGADINLFDTMHTAADGQAGAEAGQTIFNRLEDLKMPTVACVNGVCLGGGLEFALSCKSIIVSDDKSTGLGLPEVKLGLIPGFGGTYRLPKKVGLPTALDMILTGKNLNAKKAKKVGIADEIYAKERLLDLAPKHFKKKADKRSMMDKVQDAATDNVFTKKIIFQKARESVLKKTKGFYQAPLKILDVMEGGVMKGRASYLTTEAQAFGELCIGEQSKNLRHIFFLMEGSKKMDDAKGVGRSLKRGACLGAGTMGGGIAWLMAKNDMFPIMKDLNQHGLELGLKQASSNFSGAVKRKRMSKDDFERKMRSISAQTDYRGFEHTDLVIEAVVENMDIKKKVFAETETKVRPDTILTSNTSSLSIQEMSKALEDSSRFAGLHFFNPVHMMPLVEIIKHDNVSDETVESLYNWVVKTKKTPVVVNDGPGFLVNRILMPYMNEAGFLLEEGVSIKDIDDACLNFGMPMGPFRLLDEVGIDVGDKVSKIIFDGLGARLASNGIGKQMLEKEFLGKKNSKGFYLYDEKGKVTGPNDEAWKMLPKASKKMSETEIQMRIFLPMINEAATTLEDKIVAKAKDVDLGLIFGIGFPPFRGGLLRYADTQGIARLKEEMLKFADSVDKDRYTPCELINKLASDNGKFYEL